A single window of Dermacentor albipictus isolate Rhodes 1998 colony chromosome 1, USDA_Dalb.pri_finalv2, whole genome shotgun sequence DNA harbors:
- the LOC135911648 gene encoding mucin-2-like, with protein sequence MTLTTEVPSTSRVSVTTQLTTTGSEERSTADSTPMPTVTTTTEQSTLVTFPIVTTETTTQKRSTMATSTPEVAPMTTRHSTVATTTMSTTENVKSTPAITASTVLTTAKVASTSTTTLSPITTAAASNMPSTTDSKPETTTSTVLPIEDTSTTTTLSTMTTATASETPSTTDSTPAITTSTTLTTTEDASTTASTLSTMTTATASNMPTTFDSTSATSISTILTTTEDASSTTTIISTITTASDTPSTPDSTPAPTRSTVLTTNEDESTTASTLSTMTTATASVTPTTSDSTSATVTSKVLTKTYASTIPTIISTKTTATSSVTPSTTDSTPATTASTVLTTNEDASTTATILSTTARASETLSTTDSTPAPTASTYNDYNSSERDAEHNRQHTRRNNIYSANDNRRRVNNRNHPQYNSKSERDAEHNRQHTCHNNIYSADNRRRVNNHNYLECNDNSSSERDAEHNRQHTCHNNIYSANDNRRYINNRKYSKYNDNNNSERDTDHHPNYHQHTGRSKLECDADHHRQHTCHNSTYSADDNRRRVNNRNLPHYNSKTEREAELHRQHTCPNSIYSADKRRGVNNRNHPQYNSKSERDTEHHRQHTCPNSIDSADNRKRVNNRNFLQYNNNNSSERDAEHNRQHTRHNNIYSANDNRRCINKHKYSKHNDNSNSKRDADHQLQYICHNNIDSADNNRRCINNPKYHQYKDSSKIERDAEHGRQHTCHNSIYSADDNRRRVNNRNHPQYNSKSDTMTTTAASETPSTTDSTPATTKSTVLMTTEDASTCTSTLNTMTTATASVTPTTSESTSATITSTVLATTEDASITPSIISTKTTATSSVTPSTTDSTPTTTAFTVLTTTEDVSTSTTASTLSTMTTATARETPSTTDSTPDTTSTVLTTSEDASTTTRCEGSHATLNTGLGEYDESGAWTPMK encoded by the exons ATGACGCTAACCACAGAAGTCCCATCAACATCCAGAGTTAGCGTTACCACACAGCTTACTACCACAGGGAGCGAGGAGCGCAGCACTGCAGACAGCACGCCCATGCCTACAGTGACAACTACTACTGAGCAATCCACATTGGTCACCTTTCCCATCGTAACTACGGAGACGACGACTCAGAAGCGTAGTACCATGGCTACATCAACACCTGAAGTTGCACCAATGACTACAAGGCACTCAACTGTTGCAACAACGACAATGTCGACCACAGAAAATGTCAAAAGCACACCTGCTATAACAGCATCAACAGTGCTGACAACAGCCAAAGTTGCATCGACATCCACAACTACCCTTAGCCCAATTACAACAGCAGCGGCGAGCAATATGCCGAGCACAACAGACAGCAAACCTGAAACTACAACATCTACAGTGCTGCCAATCGAAGACACATCAACAACAACTACTCTCAGCACAATGacaacagcaacagcgagcgagACGCCGAGCACAACAGACAGCACACCTGCCATCACAACATCTACAACGCTGACGACAACCGAAGATGCATCAACAACCGCAAGTACTCTAAGCACAATGACAACAGCAACAGCGAGCAATATGCCGACCACCTTCGACAGTACATCTGCCACGTCAATATCTACAATACTGACAACAACCGAAGATGCATCATCAACCACAACTATCATCAGCACAATCACAACAGCAAGTGATACACCGAGCACCCCAGACAGCACACCTGCCCCAACAAGATCTACAGTGCTAACGACAAACGAAGATGAATCAACAACCGCAAGTACTCTAAGCACAATGacaacagcaacagcgagcgtGACACCGACCACCAGTGACAGCACATCTGCGACAGTAACATCTAAAGTGCTGACAAAAACATATGCATCAACAATCCCAACTATCATCAGTACAAAGACAACAGCAACATCGAGCGTGACGCCTAGTACCACAGACAGCACACCTGCCACAACAGCATCTACAGTGCTGACGACAAACGAAGATGCGTCAACAACCGCAACTATCCTCAGTACAACAGCAAGAGCGAGCGAGACACTGAGCACCACCGACAGCACACCTGCCCCAACAGCATCTACA TACAATGACTACAACAGCAGCGAGCGAGACGCCGAGCACAACAGACAGCACACCCGCCGCAACAACATCTACAGTGCTAACGACAACCGAAGACGCGTCAACAACCGCAACCATCCTCAGTACAACAGCAAGAGCGAGCGAGACGCTGAGCACAACAGACAGCACACCTGCCACAACAACATCTACAGTGCTGACAACCGCAGACGCGTCAACAACCACAACTACCTTGAGTGCAatgacaacagcagcagcgagcgagacGCCGAGCACAACAGACAGCACACCTGCCACAACAACATCTACAGTGCTAACGACAACCGAAGATACATCAACAACCGCAAGTACTCTAAGTACaatgacaacaacaacagcgaGCGTGACACCGACCACCA CCCCAACTATCATCAGCACACAGGCCGCAGCAAGCTCGAGTGTGACGCCGACCACCACAGACAGCACACCTGCCACAACAGCACCTACAGTGCTGACGACAATCGAAGACGCGTCAACAACCGCAACCTTCCTCACTACAACAGCAAGACCGAGCGAGAAGCTGAGCTCCACCGACAGCACACCTGTCCCAACAGCATCTACAGTGCAGACAAGCGAAGAGGCGTCAACAACCGCAACCATCCTCAGTACAACAGCAAGAGCGAGCGAGACACTGAGCACCACCGACAGCACACCTGCCCCAACAGCATCGACAGTGCTGACAACCGAAAACGTGTCAACAACCGCAACTTCCTTCAGTACAATAACAACAACAGCAGCGAGCGAGACGCCGAGCACAACAGACAGCACACCCGCCACAACAACATCTACAGTGCTAACGACAACCGAAGATGCATCAACAAGCACAAGTACTCTAAGCACAatgacaacagcaacagcaaGCGTGACGCCGACCACCAGCTACAGTACATCTGCCACAATAACATCGACAGTGCTGACAACAACAGAAGATGCATCAATAACCCCAAGTATCATCAgtacaaagacagcagcaagatcGAGCGTGACGCCGAGCACGGCAGACAGCACACCTGCCACAACAGCATCTACAGTGCTGACGACAACCGAAGACGCGTCAACAACCGCAACCATCCTCAGTACAACAGCAAGAGCGA TACAATGACAACAACAGCAGCGAGCGAGACGCCGAGCACAACAGACAGCACACCTGCCACTACAAAATCTACAGTGCTAATGACAACCGAAGATGCATCAACATGCACAAGTACTCTAAACACAATGacaacagcaacagcgagcgtGACGCCGACCACCAGCGAGAGTACATCTGCCACAATAACATCTACAGTGCTCGCAACAACAGAAGATGCATCAATAACCCCAAGTATCATCAGTACAAAGACAACAGCAACATCCAGCGTGACGCCGAGCACCACAGACAGCACACCTACCACAACAGCATTTACAGTGCTGACGACAACGGAAGATGTCTCAACATCAACAACCGCAAGTACCCTGAGCACAATGACAACAGCAACAGCGAGGGAGACGCCGTCCACCACCGACAGCACACCTGACACAACATCTACAGTACTGACAACAAGCGAAGATGCATCAACAACCACAA GATGCGAAGGGTCGCACGCCACACTCAACACGGGACTGGGCGAGTACGACGAGAGCGGCGCGTGGACGCCAATGAAGTAG